A genomic segment from Drosophila miranda strain MSH22 chromosome 3, D.miranda_PacBio2.1, whole genome shotgun sequence encodes:
- the LOC108159870 gene encoding zinc finger protein 33A, giving the protein MRDAEPSSSGGGKGLAGQCNGQLHNVETEADSANCTICGAAKSSALLDLRSNQVMQRRLSRDWKMQADVIRSTLKAICVECVCKLNMHSEVTRSLMQRMQRLQQAGSGTSTVTTTTVTPTQLSPPIADAEVSTTLVEVQEGEMAANDHSSRSSRSSCSVLEAYSAQPPESPSATESGGTRNNSVNIQDGWKWRTRLVCQHCGRAYFRKDYFIMHSRRCKSQQRLPKARCRVLNEAGSDDDTVSPRALQSSLRPTRTFHCRNCEKEFFTLISLRQHQRNTHQTRHPCSLCGVAFDTKYEWDLHHTICSAKHEALKLHQNTNETNHRVRAQSTRSRSRACSEIWNKYTTNVEEEDNDSECDEQELEENEQDEQVDTMYTRRMNFTGDWIVNHSRSNSNSALNLSRLYDNYVLEESHIRTDKEYDLYMLDLLKAQVQLNEFSCFTPACGYQTDSLSELMKHDYMRHWKMSWFYCQKCGDVFTSKVFLDYHLHRQNRGVYICHKCQDEFEFQHQLDRHLVLHNKGINYQCNFCRLAFLSEAKLLAHCARCGHSPNDDPPLIRIDRALSISNYPPQPETTHHKWEYEERELLLPGLAMPSSRPMHLPNHKPFRFAIGICDFENRHQPNCVGCQ; this is encoded by the exons ATGCGAGATGCCGAGCCGAGCAGCAGTGGCGGGGGAAAAGGTCTCGCCGGACAGTGCAACGGCCAGCTCCACAATGTTGAGACGGAGGCCGACAGCGCGAACTGCACCATCTGCGGGGCCGCAAAGTCGTCCGCCCTGCTGGACCTCAGGTCTAATCAGGTAATGCAGCGCCGCCTCAGTCGTGATTGGAAGATGCAG GCAGATGTGATCCGGTCTACGCTGAAGGCCATATGCGTAGAGTGCGTTTGTAAGTTGAACATGCATTCGGAGGTAACTCGCTCCCTGATGCAGCGGATGCAACGGCTGCAACAAGCAGGGAGCGGCACGTCCACCGTGACGACGACCACGGTTACGCCCACGCAACTAAGTCCTCCCATAGCGGATGCCGAGGTGTCCACCACTCTGGTAGAGGTGCAGGAAGGCGAAATGGCAGCCAATGACCACAGCAGTCGCAGCTCACGCTCCTCTTGCTCCGTACTAGAAGCCTACTCTGCCCAGCCACCTGAATCTCCTTCCGCCACCGAGTCAGGCGGCACTCGCAACAACAGTGTTAATATCCAGGACGGCTGGAAGTGGCGCACGCGGCTCGTCTGTCAACACTGTGGGCGAGCCTACTTCCGCAAAGACTATTTCATTATGCACTCGCGCCGGTGCAAATCGCAACAACGTCTGCCCAAGGCTAGGTGTCGTGTGCTTAACGAAGCCGGCAGCGATGACGACACTGTGTCGCCACGTGCGCTGCAGTCGTCCTTGCGCCCTACTCGTACCTTTCACTGCCGCAACTGTGAAAAGGAGTTCTTCACACTAATCAGCCTACGCCAGCACCAGCGCAATACCCACCAGACCCGGCATCCGTGCAGTCTGTGCGGGGTGGCCTTCGACACCAAGTATGAGTGGGATCTGCACCACACAATTTGCAGTGCCAAGCATGAG GCGCTAAAACTCCACCAAAATACGAACGAGACTAATCACAGGGTAAGGGCCCAGTCGACGCGCTCGCGTTCGCGGGCATGTTCTGAAATTTGGAATAAGTACACTACCAATGTCGAGGAGGAGGACAATGACAGCGAATGCGACGAGCAGGAGCTGGAAGAAAATGAACAGGATGAGCAGGTGGATACCATGTACACACGGAGAATGAACTTCACGGGCGACTGGATTGTGAACCACAGCcgaagcaacagcaacagtgcCCTCAATTTGTCCCGGCTCTACGACAACTACGTGCTGGAAGAGTCACATATAAGAACAGACAAGGAGTATG ATCTATACATGCTTGATTTGCTGAAGGCGCAAGTGCAGCTGAATGAGTTTTCCTGCTTCACCCCAGCCTGTGGCTACCAGACGGATAGCCTTAGCGAGTTGATGAAGCACGACTACATGCGTCATTGGAAGATGAGCTGGTTCTACTGCCAGAAATGCGGGGACGTTTTCACCAGCAA AGTCTTCCTTGACTACCATCTGCATCGGCAGAACCGCGGCGTGTATATTTGCCACAAGTGCCAGGACGAGTTCGAATTCCAGCATCAACTGGACCGCCATCTGGTGCTCCACAACAAGGGCATCAACTACCAGTGCAACTTCTGCCGCCTGGCTTTCCTCAGTGAAGCCAAGCTGCTGGCCCACTGCGCGCGTTGCGGGCACAGTCCCAACGACGACCCACCGCTCATCCGGATCGATCGCGCTCTTTCAATCAGCAACTATCCGCCCCAGCCTGAAACAACCCACCACAAGTGGGAGTACGAGGAGCGAGAGCTGCTCCTGCCCGGACTAGCCATGCCATCCAGCAGACCCATGCACTTGCCCAACCATAAGCCCTTCCGCTTCGCCATTGGAATATGCGATTTCGAGAACCGCCACCAGCCCAATTGTGTGGGCTGCCAGTAA
- the LOC108159746 gene encoding 12 kDa FK506-binding protein, with translation MGVQVVSIAPGDGSTFPKNGQKVVVHYTGTLDDGTKFDSSRDRNKPFKFTIGKGEVIRGWDEGVAQLSVGQRAKLICSPDYAYGSRGHPGVIPPNSTLTFDVELLKVE, from the exons ATGGGCGTACAAGTTGTTTCAATTGCTCCCGGTGACG GCAGCACATTCCCCAAGAACGGCCAAAAAGTCGTGGTGCACTACACCGGAACCTTGGACGATGGTACCAAG TTCGATTCGTCGCGCGACCGCAACAAGCCCTTTAAGTTCACCATCGGCAAGGGCGAAGTCATCCGCGGCTGGGACGAGGGCGTTGCTCAGTTGAGCGTGGGCCAGCGCGCCAAGCTCATCTGCTCCCCGGACTACGCCTACGGCAGCCGTGGACACCCAGGAGTCATCCCCCCCAACTCCACCCTTACTTTCGACGTCGAGTTGCTCAAGGTCGAATAA
- the LOC108159745 gene encoding protein lin-37 homolog: MKSHKKLHKGVGAEFSLRLRETQKEEPKPVLSDRQTDDDTESELPIRGRPSKKLLIQKQQQRQVPVNQYQVKLQPELNAVTAGATALPNRFKVKRALYKKSGSGHHKTPGESYVMRLFERSLDLSKYNEKTPLYPICRAWMANQPRNPAVSTYNTEGSTSTVKRESDAEEVLAKLKSGEIKILTQMPKPRSTDLPVVPPRLEYTKEEKLQQKKLEGAAKNDLLSANMARWKRVRAHWEEHTQKYNHERYEVIDQIMHQVSKIIE; this comes from the coding sequence ATGAAGTCGCACAAGAAATTGCACAAGGGTGTGGGGGCTGAGTTTTCGCTAAGGTTGCGGGAGACGCAAAAGGAAGAACCCAAACCGGTGCTGAGCGACCGACAGACCGACGACGACACAGAATCCGAATTGCCCATACGCGGCCGCCCGTCGAAGAAGTTGCTGATCcagaagcaacagcagcgccagGTACCAGTAAACCAATACCAGGTGAAGCTGCAGCCGGAGCTGAACGCCGTAACGGCGGGCGCCACAGCCTTGCCGAACCGCTTCAAGGTGAAGCGGGCGCTCTACAAGAAGAGCGGCTCGGGACACCACAAAACGCCCGGCGAGTCGTATGTGATGCGCCTGTTCGAGCGCAGCCTGGACCTTTCGAAGTACAATGAGAAGACTCCTCTGTACCCGATCTGCCGCGCCTGGATGGCCAACCAGCCGCGCAACCCCGCCGTGTCGACTTACAACACAGAGGGCTCCACTTCCACAGTGAAGCGTGAGAGCGACGCAGAGGAAGTTCTGGCGAAGCTAAAGAGCGGCGAGATTAAAATTCTGACCCAAATGCCGAAGCCTCGCTCCACCGACCTGCCAGTGGTCCCACCCCGCCTGGAGTACACCAAGGAGGAGAAGCTGCAACAGAAGAAGCTGGAGGGGGCCGCCAAGAACGATCTGCTCTCCGCCAATATGGCTCGCTGGAAGCGCGTACGCGCTCATTGGGAAGAGCATACTCAAAAGTACAACCACGAGCGCTACGAGGTCATCGACCAGATCATGCATCAGGTGTCGAAAATCATAGAATAG